A single Streptomyces sp. 2114.4 DNA region contains:
- a CDS encoding IclR family transcriptional regulator: MTAETSQTLDRGLRVLKLLADTDHGLTVTELSHKLGVNRTVVYRLLATLEQHALVRRDLGGRARVGLGVLRLGRQVHPLVREAALPALRSLAEDVGATAHLTLVDGTEALAVAVVEPTWTDYHVAYRAGFRHPLDRGAAGRAILKARQGRLQDAGLALTHGELEAGASGAAAPLLGVSGIEGSVGVVLLSDTVGERIGPRVVDAAREVSEALR; the protein is encoded by the coding sequence GTGACCGCAGAGACCTCCCAGACCCTCGACCGAGGGCTGCGCGTCCTCAAACTGCTTGCCGACACCGACCATGGGCTGACCGTCACCGAGCTCTCCCACAAGCTCGGCGTCAACCGCACGGTGGTCTACCGCCTGCTGGCCACGCTGGAGCAGCACGCTCTGGTCCGCCGCGACCTCGGCGGCCGCGCCCGGGTCGGCCTGGGCGTGCTGCGCCTGGGCCGGCAGGTGCATCCGCTGGTCAGGGAGGCGGCGCTGCCCGCGCTGCGGTCGCTCGCCGAGGACGTGGGGGCCACCGCGCACCTCACCCTCGTCGACGGCACGGAAGCGCTGGCCGTCGCCGTGGTGGAGCCGACCTGGACCGATTACCACGTGGCCTACCGGGCGGGCTTCCGTCATCCGCTGGACCGGGGGGCCGCAGGACGGGCGATCCTCAAGGCCCGGCAGGGCCGCCTCCAGGACGCCGGACTCGCCCTGACCCACGGGGAGTTGGAGGCCGGGGCGAGCGGCGCGGCGGCACCGCTGCTCGGGGTGAGCGGCATCGAGGGCAGCGTGGGCGTGGTGCTGCTCTCGGACACCGTGGGCGAGCGGATCGGACCGCGGGTGGTCGACGCGGCCCGGGAGGTGTCGGAGGCGCTGCGCTGA
- a CDS encoding Lrp/AsnC family transcriptional regulator: MAIDHLDGALLELLAEEPRIGVLEASRRLGVARGTVQARLDRLQSNGVIRGFGPDVDPAALGYPVTAFATLEIKQGQGNDVRAHLTTVPEVLELHTTTGHGDMLCRLVARSNADLQRVIDRVVGFDGIVRASTAIVMENPVPLRIVPLVKQASAD; the protein is encoded by the coding sequence ATGGCGATCGATCATTTGGACGGGGCGCTGCTGGAACTGCTCGCCGAGGAGCCGCGGATCGGCGTGCTGGAGGCGTCCCGGCGGCTGGGGGTGGCCCGCGGGACGGTCCAGGCCAGGCTCGACCGGCTTCAGTCGAATGGAGTGATCCGGGGCTTCGGACCGGATGTGGACCCGGCCGCCCTCGGATATCCGGTGACCGCATTCGCGACGCTGGAGATCAAACAAGGGCAAGGAAACGACGTACGTGCCCACTTGACGACCGTTCCCGAGGTGCTGGAGCTGCATACAACGACGGGACACGGGGACATGCTCTGCAGGCTCGTCGCACGGTCCAACGCCGATCTACAGCGGGTGATCGACCGGGTTGTGGGCTTTGATGGGATCGTGCGGGCATCAACGGCAATCGTCATGGAAAATCCGGTTCCGTTGCGGATCGTCCCGCTGGTGAAACAGGCATCGGCAGACTGA
- a CDS encoding FAD-binding oxidoreductase — MDLIARLRAGLPGEAILTDPDVTGSYANDMASFCEAGTPAVVVLPRTVEQVQHIMRTATELRVPVVPQGARTGLSGAANASDGCLVLSLVKMDRIIEINPVDRIAVVEPGVINAVLSRAVNEHGLYYPPDPSSWEQCSIGGNIGTASGGLCCVKYGVTAEYVLGLDVVLADGRLLTTGRRTAKGVAGYDLTRLFVGSEGSLGIVVRAVLALKPEPPAQLALAAEFPSTAAACEAVCEIMARGHAPSLLELMDRTSIRAVNAMAQMGLPDSTEALLLAAFDTPDPAADLAAVGALCTAAGATEVVPAETAAESDLLLQARRLTLTALERVKSAMMIDDVCVPRSRLAELLDGTAAIAEKYDLTIGVCAHAGDGNTHPTVCFDAADPDESRRARESFDAIMALGLQLGGTITGEHGVGVLKKEWLARELGPVGLELQRGIKGVFDPLGILNPGKLF; from the coding sequence ATGGACCTCATCGCACGTCTGCGCGCCGGGCTCCCGGGGGAAGCAATTCTCACCGACCCCGATGTGACCGGCTCCTACGCCAACGACATGGCGAGCTTCTGCGAGGCCGGGACGCCGGCCGTGGTCGTGCTGCCGCGCACCGTCGAGCAGGTCCAGCACATCATGCGGACGGCCACGGAACTGCGGGTCCCGGTCGTCCCGCAGGGCGCGCGCACGGGTCTGTCGGGCGCCGCCAACGCCTCCGACGGCTGCCTGGTGCTCTCGCTGGTCAAGATGGACCGGATCATCGAGATCAACCCTGTCGACCGGATCGCGGTGGTCGAACCCGGTGTCATCAACGCCGTGCTGTCCCGCGCGGTGAACGAGCACGGCCTCTACTACCCGCCCGATCCCTCCAGTTGGGAGCAGTGCTCGATCGGCGGGAACATCGGCACCGCCTCCGGCGGCCTGTGCTGCGTCAAATACGGGGTCACCGCCGAGTACGTCCTCGGCCTGGACGTCGTCCTCGCGGACGGGCGGCTGCTGACGACCGGCCGGCGCACCGCCAAGGGCGTCGCGGGCTACGACCTCACCCGGCTGTTCGTCGGCTCCGAGGGCAGCCTGGGCATCGTCGTACGCGCCGTGCTCGCCCTCAAGCCGGAGCCGCCCGCGCAGCTGGCGCTGGCCGCCGAGTTCCCCTCCACCGCGGCCGCCTGCGAGGCGGTCTGCGAGATCATGGCCCGCGGCCACGCCCCGTCGCTGCTGGAGCTGATGGACCGTACGAGCATCCGCGCGGTCAACGCCATGGCGCAGATGGGTCTCCCGGACAGCACCGAGGCGCTGCTGCTGGCCGCCTTCGACACCCCCGATCCGGCCGCCGACCTCGCCGCCGTCGGCGCGCTGTGCACCGCCGCCGGCGCCACCGAGGTGGTGCCCGCCGAGACCGCCGCCGAGTCCGACCTGCTGCTGCAGGCCCGCCGGCTGACCCTGACCGCGCTGGAGCGGGTCAAATCCGCCATGATGATCGACGATGTGTGCGTACCGCGCTCCCGGCTCGCCGAACTGCTCGACGGCACCGCCGCCATCGCCGAGAAGTACGACCTGACCATCGGTGTCTGCGCGCACGCGGGGGACGGCAACACCCACCCCACGGTCTGCTTCGACGCCGCGGACCCCGACGAGTCCCGCCGGGCCCGGGAGTCCTTCGACGCCATCATGGCGCTCGGCCTGCAACTGGGCGGCACCATCACCGGGGAGCACGGCGTCGGCGTCCTGAAGAAGGAGTGGCTGGCGCGCGAACTGGGGCCGGTGGGACTGGAGTTGCAGCGTGGCATCAAGGGCGTCTTCGACCCGCTGGGAATCCTCAACCCCGGAAAGCTCTTCTGA
- a CDS encoding ABC transporter ATP-binding protein: MPETPENAAASGASIQLENLTKIYQGNPVPAVDNVNMEIKAGEIVILVGPSGCGKSTCLKMINRLIEPSSGRIRIGDEDVTDMDPVKLRRKIGYAIQASGLFPHMTVAQNIALVPKMIGWSQAKTKNRVEEMLDLVGLDPREFHGRYPRQLSGGQQQRVGVARALAADPPVLLMDEPFGAVDPITRDHLQDELIRLQHELHKTICFVTHDFDEAIKIGDRIAVLRERSHIAQFDTPEAILTNPSDDFVSGFVGAGAALKRLNLTRVRDVGVVDFPTARTDDPLESIFDQVRSGSHNELLLLDPNRRPYKWLRRGDLALAKESLARAGTPVQHTVTRDATLRDALEAVLTDSAGRVAVTGRRGEYIGVVDMETLMNNVQDLLEADRMEALEHQHQLRELRARQTQLEQEGLEA, encoded by the coding sequence GTGCCTGAGACGCCCGAGAACGCTGCCGCCTCCGGTGCGAGCATCCAGCTGGAGAACCTGACGAAGATCTACCAGGGGAACCCCGTCCCCGCGGTGGACAACGTCAACATGGAGATCAAGGCCGGCGAGATCGTGATCCTCGTGGGGCCCTCGGGCTGCGGCAAGTCCACCTGCCTGAAGATGATCAACAGGCTGATCGAACCGAGCTCCGGACGGATCCGGATCGGCGACGAGGACGTCACCGACATGGACCCGGTCAAGCTGCGCCGCAAGATCGGCTACGCCATCCAGGCGTCCGGCCTCTTCCCGCACATGACCGTCGCCCAGAACATCGCCCTGGTCCCGAAGATGATCGGCTGGTCCCAGGCGAAGACCAAGAACCGGGTCGAGGAGATGCTCGACCTGGTCGGCCTGGACCCGCGCGAGTTCCACGGCCGCTATCCGCGCCAGCTCTCCGGCGGCCAGCAGCAGCGCGTCGGGGTGGCCCGTGCCCTCGCCGCCGACCCGCCCGTCCTGCTGATGGACGAGCCGTTCGGCGCGGTCGACCCGATCACCCGCGACCACCTCCAGGACGAGCTGATCCGGCTCCAGCACGAACTGCACAAGACCATCTGCTTCGTCACCCACGACTTCGACGAGGCCATCAAGATCGGCGACCGGATCGCGGTGCTCCGCGAGCGCTCGCACATCGCCCAGTTCGACACCCCCGAGGCCATCCTCACCAACCCGTCCGACGACTTCGTCTCCGGCTTCGTGGGCGCCGGGGCGGCGCTCAAGCGGCTCAACCTGACCCGGGTACGGGACGTGGGCGTGGTCGACTTCCCCACGGCCAGGACCGATGACCCGCTGGAGTCCATCTTCGACCAGGTCCGCTCCGGCTCCCACAACGAACTGCTGCTGCTGGATCCCAACCGCCGCCCGTACAAATGGCTGCGCCGCGGCGATCTGGCCCTGGCCAAGGAGTCGCTGGCGCGGGCCGGGACGCCGGTACAGCACACCGTGACCCGGGACGCGACGCTGCGCGACGCGCTGGAGGCGGTGCTCACCGACAGCGCGGGCCGGGTCGCGGTCACCGGGCGGCGCGGCGAGTACATCGGCGTGGTCGACATGGAGACGCTGATGAACAACGTCCAGGACCTGCTGGAGGCGGACCGGATGGAGGCCCTGGAGCACCAGCACCAGCTCCGGGAGCTGCGCGCCCGCCAGACGCAGCTGGAACAGGAAGGCCTGGAGGCATGA
- a CDS encoding ribosomal protein L7/L12 yields the protein MDYAPLVAAVFFLIGVSGFARATDLRAKRQDLRLQRLERKVDLLLAQARIVEPEDPRMAELDALLAQGKKIQAIKVHREVTGSGLAEAKEAVERRMR from the coding sequence ATGGATTACGCACCCCTCGTAGCAGCGGTTTTCTTCCTCATCGGCGTCTCCGGCTTCGCCAGGGCGACTGACCTGCGGGCCAAGCGGCAGGACCTGAGGCTCCAGCGGCTGGAACGCAAGGTGGACCTGCTGCTCGCGCAGGCCCGGATCGTCGAGCCGGAGGACCCCAGGATGGCCGAGCTGGACGCCCTGCTGGCACAGGGGAAGAAGATCCAGGCGATCAAGGTGCACCGCGAGGTGACCGGCTCCGGACTCGCCGAGGCCAAGGAAGCGGTCGAACGCCGGATGCGCTGA
- a CDS encoding ABC transporter permease — protein sequence MSFWEYVGTRHAQLLTDTYQHASAVFQCMVLATLLGVFIGVVTYRSEWAGNLATTSTATILTIPSLALIGLLIPIVGLGVPPTVIALTLYGLLPVVRNAIVGLRGVDPDLVDAANGIGMSRTARLFRVELPLAWPPILTGIRVATQMLMGIAAIAAFASGPGLGNEIFRGIASLGSANSLNQVLSGTLGIAILALLFDAAYVLIGRLTISRGIRA from the coding sequence GTGAGCTTCTGGGAGTACGTCGGCACCCGGCACGCCCAGCTGCTGACGGACACGTATCAGCACGCCAGCGCCGTCTTCCAGTGCATGGTGCTGGCCACCCTGCTGGGCGTCTTCATCGGCGTGGTGACCTACCGCAGCGAATGGGCGGGCAACCTCGCCACCACCTCGACCGCCACCATCCTGACCATCCCGTCCCTGGCCCTGATCGGTCTGCTGATCCCGATCGTCGGCCTGGGCGTTCCCCCGACGGTGATCGCGCTGACCCTGTACGGGCTGCTCCCGGTGGTCCGCAACGCCATCGTCGGGCTGCGCGGGGTGGATCCGGACCTGGTCGACGCCGCCAACGGCATCGGGATGTCCCGCACCGCCCGGCTCTTCCGCGTCGAACTGCCGCTGGCCTGGCCGCCCATCCTCACCGGCATCCGGGTCGCCACCCAGATGCTGATGGGCATCGCCGCCATCGCCGCGTTCGCCTCCGGCCCCGGCCTGGGCAACGAGATCTTCCGCGGGATCGCCTCGCTGGGCAGCGCCAACTCCCTCAACCAGGTGCTCTCCGGCACCCTCGGGATCGCCATCCTCGCCCTTCTCTTCGACGCCGCCTACGTCCTGATCGGACGCCTGACCATCTCCAGGGGGATCCGTGCCTGA
- a CDS encoding S16 family serine protease, giving the protein MSSRTRALALCSALVLALVLTAVLAPLPFAVAYPGMTANVLGNDKGKPVITITGAGTRKTSGQLRMTSIVATGPDASVHLPDIIEGWFRTDEAVMPREAVYPVGNNTEEIAEHNARQMEQSQDTATSAALGQLGKSAKDIKVKLSLADVGGPSAGLMFALGIVDRLDGDGAGHDLTGGRTIAGTGTITAGGKVGAVGGVPLKTQAAHRDGASVFLVPRKECADAQAELPKGMRLIPVTTLDGAVDALKALRTGGKLPSC; this is encoded by the coding sequence GTGTCCTCACGCACCCGTGCCCTGGCGCTCTGCTCCGCCCTTGTCCTGGCCCTCGTCCTCACGGCGGTCCTCGCCCCGCTGCCGTTCGCCGTCGCCTATCCCGGCATGACGGCGAACGTCCTCGGCAACGACAAGGGCAAACCGGTGATCACCATCACCGGCGCCGGGACCCGTAAGACGAGCGGACAGCTGCGGATGACCTCGATCGTCGCCACCGGACCGGACGCCTCCGTCCACCTGCCGGACATCATCGAGGGCTGGTTCCGTACGGACGAGGCCGTGATGCCGCGGGAGGCGGTCTACCCGGTGGGCAACAACACCGAGGAGATCGCCGAGCACAACGCCCGGCAGATGGAGCAGTCCCAGGACACCGCCACCAGCGCCGCGCTCGGGCAGCTCGGCAAGTCCGCCAAGGACATCAAGGTCAAGCTGAGCCTCGCGGACGTCGGCGGTCCCAGCGCCGGGCTGATGTTCGCCCTCGGCATCGTCGACAGGCTGGACGGCGACGGCGCGGGCCACGACCTGACCGGCGGGCGCACCATCGCCGGTACGGGGACCATCACCGCCGGCGGGAAGGTCGGCGCGGTGGGCGGGGTCCCGCTGAAGACGCAGGCCGCACACCGCGACGGCGCCTCGGTCTTCCTGGTCCCGCGCAAGGAGTGCGCCGACGCGCAGGCGGAGCTGCCGAAGGGGATGCGGCTGATCCCGGTCACGACGCTCGACGGCGCGGTGGACGCCCTCAAGGCCCTGCGGACCGGCGGCAAGCTGCCCAGCTGCTGA
- a CDS encoding glycine betaine ABC transporter substrate-binding protein translates to MRTPPREAPRRPGRRRGARFLVVLLATVLSSCGLVSGSAMSDNVLPGPKAGYPGRPLSGAQLTVTSKEFTEQIILGQMMGIVFEAAGAKVIDKTSIQGSIGAREAVKSGTADAAYEYTGTGWITYLGHTKPIVNPYQQWKAVRAEDRKNGIVWLPASTLNNTYALALNTANWKKLGVRTLSQVAALSHKNPGAVTMCVENEFATRNDGLPGMARAYGMNVPSANIRKMTGGVVYTETQKGTCAFGEVFTTDGRIKAMHLHVLADDKHFFPNYNVAPEINAEALKKYPAMAKVLAPVTKALNNTVAQELNRKVDVDGEDPHEVAKDWLIREGFIKEG, encoded by the coding sequence ATGAGGACTCCCCCGCGTGAGGCCCCCCGCCGCCCCGGAAGACGCCGGGGCGCCCGCTTCCTCGTCGTCCTGCTCGCCACCGTGCTCAGCTCATGCGGCCTGGTCAGCGGCAGTGCGATGAGCGACAACGTGCTGCCGGGGCCGAAGGCCGGCTACCCGGGCCGCCCGCTCAGCGGGGCCCAGCTCACCGTGACCTCGAAGGAGTTCACCGAGCAGATCATCCTCGGCCAGATGATGGGCATCGTCTTCGAGGCGGCCGGTGCCAAGGTCATCGACAAGACCAGCATCCAGGGGTCGATCGGCGCCCGGGAGGCCGTCAAGTCCGGCACCGCGGACGCCGCGTACGAGTACACCGGCACGGGCTGGATCACCTACCTCGGCCACACCAAGCCGATCGTCAACCCCTACCAGCAGTGGAAGGCGGTCCGCGCCGAGGACCGGAAGAACGGCATCGTCTGGCTGCCGGCCTCGACGCTGAACAACACCTACGCGCTGGCGCTGAACACCGCGAACTGGAAGAAACTGGGCGTGCGCACCCTCTCGCAGGTGGCGGCGCTGTCCCACAAGAATCCCGGCGCCGTGACGATGTGTGTGGAGAACGAGTTCGCCACCCGCAACGACGGCCTGCCGGGCATGGCGCGGGCGTACGGCATGAACGTGCCGTCGGCCAACATCCGCAAGATGACCGGCGGCGTCGTCTACACCGAGACGCAGAAGGGCACCTGCGCGTTCGGCGAGGTCTTCACCACCGACGGCCGGATCAAGGCGATGCATCTGCACGTCCTCGCCGACGACAAGCACTTCTTCCCCAACTACAACGTGGCCCCCGAGATCAACGCCGAGGCCCTGAAGAAGTACCCGGCGATGGCCAAGGTCCTGGCCCCGGTCACCAAGGCCCTCAACAACACGGTCGCCCAGGAGCTCAACCGCAAGGTCGACGTGGACGGCGAGGACCCGCACGAGGTCGCGAAGGACTGGCTGATCCGGGAGGGGTTCATCAAGGAGGGGTGA
- the hppD gene encoding 4-hydroxyphenylpyruvate dioxygenase gives MADTTMHTRTQTTAPDTARQADPFPVKGMDAVVFAVGNAKQAAHYYSTAFGMRRVAYLGPENGSRETASYVLESGGARFVFTSVIKPTTEWGRFLADHVAAHGDGVIDLAIEVPDARAAYEHAVAQGATGLEKPYELQDEHGTVVLAAIATYGKTRHTLVERSGYDGPYLPGFVAAEPLVETGPRRFQAIDHCVGNVELGRMNEWVAFYNKVMGFTNMKEFVGDDIATEYSALMSKVVADGTLKVKFPINEPAIAKKKSQIDEYLEFYGGPGVQHIALATNDIVASVRAMRAAGVEFLNTPDSYYDTLGEWAGETRVPVETLRELKILVDRDEDGYLLQIFTKPVQDRPTVFFEMIERHGSMGFGKGNFKALFEAIEREQERRGNL, from the coding sequence ATGGCTGACACCACGATGCACACCCGGACCCAGACCACGGCCCCCGACACGGCACGGCAGGCGGACCCCTTCCCGGTCAAGGGGATGGACGCGGTCGTCTTCGCCGTCGGGAACGCCAAGCAGGCCGCGCACTACTACTCGACCGCCTTCGGGATGCGGCGCGTCGCCTACTTGGGCCCGGAGAACGGCAGCCGCGAGACCGCGAGTTATGTGCTCGAATCCGGCGGCGCCCGGTTCGTGTTCACCTCCGTCATCAAGCCCACGACCGAGTGGGGCCGCTTCCTCGCCGACCATGTCGCGGCGCACGGCGACGGCGTCATCGACCTCGCCATCGAGGTCCCGGACGCCCGCGCCGCCTACGAGCACGCCGTCGCCCAGGGCGCCACCGGCCTGGAGAAGCCCTACGAGCTCCAGGACGAGCACGGCACCGTCGTCCTGGCGGCCATCGCCACCTACGGCAAGACCCGGCACACCCTCGTCGAGCGCTCCGGCTACGACGGCCCCTACCTGCCCGGCTTCGTGGCCGCCGAGCCCCTGGTGGAGACCGGCCCGCGGCGCTTCCAGGCCATCGACCACTGCGTCGGCAACGTCGAACTCGGCAGGATGAACGAGTGGGTGGCCTTCTACAACAAGGTCATGGGCTTCACCAACATGAAGGAGTTCGTGGGCGACGACATCGCCACCGAATACAGCGCGCTGATGTCGAAGGTCGTCGCGGACGGCACGCTCAAGGTCAAGTTCCCGATCAACGAGCCCGCGATCGCGAAGAAGAAGTCGCAGATCGACGAGTACCTGGAGTTCTACGGCGGCCCCGGCGTCCAGCACATCGCGCTGGCCACCAATGACATCGTCGCCAGCGTCCGGGCGATGCGCGCCGCCGGCGTCGAATTCCTCAACACCCCCGACTCCTACTACGACACCCTCGGCGAGTGGGCCGGCGAGACCCGGGTGCCCGTGGAAACGCTCCGTGAGCTGAAGATCCTGGTCGACCGCGACGAGGACGGCTATCTGCTGCAGATCTTCACCAAGCCGGTCCAGGACCGGCCGACGGTGTTCTTCGAAATGATCGAGCGGCACGGCTCCATGGGCTTCGGCAAGGGCAACTTCAAGGCGCTCTTCGAGGCGATCGAGCGGGAGCAGGAGCGGCGCGGCAATCTCTGA
- a CDS encoding NAD(P)/FAD-dependent oxidoreductase, translating to MAATEANRAADEAYDVIVLGAGPTGENVADRAHAAGLSAVVVESELVGGECSYWACMPSKALLRPVTARAEARRVPGLKEAADVPLDVPAVLAHRDEFVSYWKDDGQVRWLDSSGIDLVRGHGRLAGPRRVVVDGGQVLTARHAVAVCTGSRAVLPPVPGLAEARPWTSREATSAKAVPGRLVVVGGGVVGVEMATAWRALGSSVTLLVRGDGLLPRMEPFAGHLVAESLAEAGVFLRTGVEVREVRREAPGGPVTVLLDSGDEIVADELLIATGRTPRTEDIGLDTVGLTPGSWLDVDDSLRVTGVTGGWLYGVGDVNHRALLTHQGKYQARIAGAAISARARGVPILESDRWGAHAATADRLAVPQVVFTDPEAASVGLTAAAAEQAGYRTRVIDQDLAAVAGASLYADGYRGRARMVVDLDREVLLGATFVGSGIAELLHSATVAVAGEVPLERLWHAVPSYPTISEVWLRLLEAYRG from the coding sequence ATGGCAGCGACCGAAGCGAACCGAGCCGCTGATGAGGCGTATGACGTCATCGTGCTGGGGGCGGGGCCGACCGGCGAGAACGTCGCCGACCGGGCGCACGCCGCCGGGCTGAGCGCGGTGGTCGTGGAGAGCGAACTCGTCGGCGGCGAGTGCTCCTACTGGGCGTGTATGCCCAGCAAGGCCCTGCTGCGCCCGGTCACCGCCCGCGCCGAGGCACGCCGGGTCCCCGGCCTCAAGGAGGCCGCGGACGTGCCCCTGGACGTACCGGCGGTGCTCGCCCACCGCGACGAGTTCGTCTCCTACTGGAAGGACGACGGACAGGTCCGCTGGCTGGACTCGTCCGGCATCGACCTGGTGCGCGGCCACGGCCGGCTCGCCGGACCCCGGCGGGTGGTCGTCGACGGCGGACAGGTGCTCACCGCCCGGCACGCGGTCGCGGTGTGCACCGGCAGCCGCGCGGTGCTGCCCCCCGTCCCCGGGCTCGCCGAGGCCCGGCCCTGGACCAGCCGCGAGGCCACCAGCGCCAAGGCCGTACCGGGCCGTCTGGTGGTGGTCGGCGGCGGCGTGGTGGGCGTCGAGATGGCCACCGCCTGGCGGGCCCTGGGCTCCTCCGTGACGCTGCTGGTACGCGGCGACGGGCTGCTGCCCCGTATGGAGCCGTTCGCCGGCCACCTGGTCGCCGAATCGCTCGCCGAGGCCGGGGTCTTCCTGCGGACCGGCGTCGAGGTGCGCGAGGTACGCCGGGAAGCCCCGGGCGGCCCGGTCACCGTCCTGCTGGACTCCGGGGACGAGATCGTCGCCGACGAGCTGCTGATCGCCACCGGCCGGACCCCGCGCACCGAGGACATCGGCCTGGACACGGTCGGCCTGACCCCCGGCTCCTGGCTGGACGTCGACGACAGCCTCCGGGTGACGGGCGTGACCGGCGGCTGGCTCTACGGCGTCGGCGACGTCAACCACCGCGCCCTCCTGACCCACCAGGGCAAATACCAGGCCAGGATCGCCGGTGCCGCCATCTCCGCGCGCGCCCGGGGCGTCCCGATCCTGGAGTCCGACCGCTGGGGCGCGCACGCCGCCACCGCCGACCGTCTCGCCGTCCCGCAGGTCGTCTTCACCGATCCCGAGGCCGCCTCCGTGGGCCTGACCGCCGCCGCGGCGGAGCAGGCCGGCTACCGCACCCGGGTGATCGACCAGGACCTGGCGGCCGTCGCCGGGGCGTCCCTGTACGCGGACGGCTACCGCGGCCGCGCCCGGATGGTCGTCGACCTGGACCGCGAGGTGCTGCTCGGCGCCACCTTCGTCGGCTCCGGGATCGCCGAGCTGCTGCACTCCGCGACGGTCGCGGTGGCCGGCGAGGTCCCCCTCGAACGGCTGTGGCACGCGGTGCCCTCCTACCCGACGATCAGCGAGGTGTGGCTGCGGCTGCTGGAGGCCTACCGCGGCTGA
- a CDS encoding ABC transporter permease → MSPRDGSSPRHGEHPSDHEGFALRDDVEMREREGAAGEAPVPSAAKGRRRISWQKWTFMPAFLVLALLATWLWFRGARLDSIAHQAVDNGKVWLALRQHIQLTAISTFFVLIIAIPLGIALTRSKLRRATPLAMAFANLGQAVPALGLLILLVIWLGIGPRSAIVGMVIYAVLPVLANTIAGLRGIEPTLTEAARGIGMSPTGVLTKVELPLAVPLILAGVRTALVLNVGTATLATFGGGGGLGDLISAGIVTQRMPVLILGSVLTVALALLVEWLASLAELLLRPRGLEATE, encoded by the coding sequence ATGAGCCCGCGCGACGGGAGCAGCCCGCGGCACGGTGAGCACCCGAGCGACCACGAGGGCTTCGCGCTGCGGGACGACGTCGAGATGCGGGAGCGGGAGGGCGCGGCCGGTGAGGCGCCGGTCCCGTCCGCCGCCAAGGGACGCCGCCGGATCAGCTGGCAGAAGTGGACCTTCATGCCGGCCTTCCTGGTCCTCGCGCTGCTCGCCACCTGGCTGTGGTTCCGCGGCGCCCGCCTGGACTCCATCGCCCACCAGGCGGTCGACAACGGCAAGGTGTGGCTGGCGCTGCGGCAGCACATCCAGCTCACCGCCATCTCCACCTTCTTCGTACTGATCATCGCGATCCCCCTGGGCATCGCGCTGACCCGGTCCAAGCTGCGCCGGGCCACCCCCCTGGCCATGGCCTTCGCCAACCTCGGGCAGGCCGTCCCGGCGCTGGGTCTGCTGATCCTGCTGGTCATCTGGCTGGGCATCGGGCCCCGTTCGGCGATCGTCGGCATGGTCATCTACGCCGTGCTGCCGGTCCTCGCCAACACCATCGCCGGGCTTCGCGGCATCGAGCCGACGCTGACCGAGGCCGCCCGCGGCATCGGGATGTCCCCCACGGGTGTGCTCACCAAGGTCGAACTCCCGCTGGCCGTACCGCTGATCCTGGCCGGCGTCCGTACCGCGCTGGTGCTGAACGTCGGCACCGCGACGCTGGCCACCTTCGGCGGGGGCGGTGGCCTCGGTGACCTGATCTCGGCGGGCATCGTCACCCAGCGCATGCCCGTCCTGATCCTCGGCTCGGTGCTCACCGTGGCGCTGGCCCTGCTGGTCGAATGGCTGGCGTCGCTGGCCGAGCTGCTGCTGCGGCCGCGCGGACTGGAGGCGACGGAATGA